The nucleotide sequence CGCGTTCTCCGAGCGCGCCGAGTTCCGGGCCGAGGTCCACGCGGCGGCCACGCTCGAGGCCGCGCTGCCGGGTCGGCTGGGCGTGGTGAAGCTGCTGGCCCGCTCGGACACCCTGGCCCCGGACGCCTTCCTCGCCGCGGCCCGCGCCGAGCTGGACGAGCTCGTGAGTGCCACGCACTCCGCGCCCGGCATCGCGCTCGTGGAGATGTCCGCCCCGGGCGTGCACAAGGCCGCGACCCTCGCCGAGTTCGCCGCGAGCCGGGGGGTCGCGCCGGTCGACGTCGTCGCGTTCGGGGACATGCCCAACGACCTGGAGATGCTCCAGTGGGCTGGTCTCGGCCTGGCCGTGGCCTCGGGGCACCCGTCGCTGCTGGCCGCGGCGGACGGCGTGGTCGGGGCGTGCGACGACGACGGGGTGGCCGC is from Micrococcus luteus NCTC 2665 and encodes:
- a CDS encoding HAD family hydrolase, translating into MPALPLPSRRPRMIATDLDGTIIGYRHTRSGRLSPRTIVALRDARDAGVEVVFVTGRPLRWLGPLSAQLGPVGPVICSNGAVLVDTATDDVLIAHPMPVEAVWTATDRLRALDRTVSFGAETLEGFFWEHAFSERAEFRAEVHAAATLEAALPGRLGVVKLLARSDTLAPDAFLAAARAELDELVSATHSAPGIALVEMSAPGVHKAATLAEFAASRGVAPVDVVAFGDMPNDLEMLQWAGLGLAVASGHPSLLAAADGVVGACDDDGVAATVERLLELPTD